A part of Patagioenas fasciata isolate bPatFas1 chromosome 30, bPatFas1.hap1, whole genome shotgun sequence genomic DNA contains:
- the DUSP23 gene encoding dual specificity protein phosphatase 23 isoform X2 → MGATEPPNFSWVSEGRLAGLAMPREPGHYRFLLGQGVRHLVSLSERPPPHHGCCPAIRLHRLRVPDFTPPTPGQIRSFLRLVEEANGQGEAVAVHCMLGHGRTGTMLACYLAKARDMSGADAIREIRRLRPGSIETQEQEEAVIRFCSDGEEGEEA, encoded by the exons ATGGGAGCGACCGAGCCCCCCAACTTCTCGTGGGTGTCGGAGGGGCGGCTGGCGGGGCTGGCCATGCCGCGGGAGCCCGGGCACTACCGGTTCCTGCTGGGCCAGGGCGTGCGGCACCTGGTGTCGCTGTCGGAGCGGCCGCCCCCGCACCACGGCTGCTGTCCCGCCATCCGGCTGCACCGGCTGAGAGTGCCCGACTTCACGCCCCCGACGCCCGGGCAGATCCGGAGCTTCCTGCGGCTGGTGGAGGAGGCGAACGGGCAGGGCGAG GCCGTGGCCGTGCACTGCATGCTGGGGCACGGCCGCACCGGCACCATGCTGGCGTGCTACCTGGCGAAGGCCCGGGACATGAGTGGCGCCGACGCCATCCGGGAGATCCGGCGGCTGCGTCCCGGCTCCATCGAGacgcaggagcaggaggaggccgTGATCCGGTTCTGCAG CGATGGAGAGGAGGGCGAGGAGGCGTGA
- the DUSP23 gene encoding dual specificity protein phosphatase 23 isoform X1: protein MGATEPPNFSWVSEGRLAGLAMPREPGHYRFLLGQGVRHLVSLSERPPPHHGCCPAIRLHRLRVPDFTPPTPGQIRSFLRLVEEANGQGEAVAVHCMLGHGRTGTMLACYLAKARDMSGADAIREIRRLRPGSIETQEQEEAVIRFCSSTSCQAHGIGQKSRSPV, encoded by the exons ATGGGAGCGACCGAGCCCCCCAACTTCTCGTGGGTGTCGGAGGGGCGGCTGGCGGGGCTGGCCATGCCGCGGGAGCCCGGGCACTACCGGTTCCTGCTGGGCCAGGGCGTGCGGCACCTGGTGTCGCTGTCGGAGCGGCCGCCCCCGCACCACGGCTGCTGTCCCGCCATCCGGCTGCACCGGCTGAGAGTGCCCGACTTCACGCCCCCGACGCCCGGGCAGATCCGGAGCTTCCTGCGGCTGGTGGAGGAGGCGAACGGGCAGGGCGAG GCCGTGGCCGTGCACTGCATGCTGGGGCACGGCCGCACCGGCACCATGCTGGCGTGCTACCTGGCGAAGGCCCGGGACATGAGTGGCGCCGACGCCATCCGGGAGATCCGGCGGCTGCGTCCCGGCTCCATCGAGacgcaggagcaggaggaggccgTGATCCGGTTCTGCAG TTCTACCTCATGTCAGGCACATGGAATAGGGCAAAAATCCCGCTCACCGGTGTGA
- the ACKR1 gene encoding atypical chemokine receptor 1 produces the protein MGNCILVSPGVLESETSLDLLDIMGNLSYDDNNVTDPDYDAAPCHNQYCPVFQRVAPPFLAVTCAAAAVGTGALLVALAKRPHGWCWPRSRALVAQLAVAMGLFAAVLPAVAVGAGQGWRLGGALCRVTHLLWHWSLFAQGLLLGSGCCCGNAWCRWDPRSRRLAVAAWAGALALAAPAALTSGTAAAPGMSCVRRSVDVLSPLYLLYLGLCVGLFLLLPAALLAAALAVPRLRAGAGAGCLFFGLWVPYGVGLAVDFLLRARVLQPTCGTFERFDYALGLSEGLGVLHCCLGPAVLLTARLCRRGDGAGASC, from the exons ATGGGCAACTGCATCCTGGTG AGCCCCGGCGTCCTGGAGAGCGAGacctccctggacctgctggacaTCATGGGCAACTTGTCCTACGACGACAACAACGTGACCGACCCGGACTATGACGCCGCGCCCTGCCACAACCAGTACTGTCCCGTCTTCCAGCGCGTGGCCCCCCCGTTCCTGGCCGTCACCTGCGCCGCGGCCGCCGTGGGCACCGGGGCGCTGCTGGTGGCGCTGGCCAAGCGGCCCCATGGCTGGTGCTGGCCCCGCAGCCGCGCGCTGGTGGCCCAGCTGGCCGTGGCCATGGGCCTGTTCGCCGCGGTGCTGCCGGCCGTGGCGGTGGGCGCCGGGCAGGGCTGGCGGCTGGGGGGGGCGCTGTGCAGGGTCACCCACCTGCTGTGGCACTGGAGCCTCTTCGcgcaggggctgctgctgggcagcGGGTGCTGCTGCGGCAACGCCTGGTGCCGCTGGGACCCCCGCAGCCGCCGCTTGGCCGTGGCGGCGTGGGCCGGGGCGCTGGCGCTGGCGGCACCGGCGGCTCTCACCAGCGGcacggcggcggctccggggatGAGCTGCGTCCGCCGGAGCGTGGACGTCCTCTCGCCGCTCTACCTGCTTTACCTCGGCCTCTGCGTCgggctcttcctgctgctgccggCGGCGCTGCTGGCGGCCGCGCTGGCCGTGCCGCGGCTGCGGGCGGGCGCTGGAGCCGGCTGCCTGTTCTTCGGGCTCTGGGTGCCGTACGGCGTGGGGCTGGCCGTGGATTTCCTGCTGCGCGCCCGGGTGCTGCAGCCCACCTGCGGCACCTTCGAGCGCTTCGACTACGCGCTGGGGCTGAgcgaggggctgggggtgctgcactGCTGCTTGGGGCCCGCGGTCCTGCTCACCGCACGGCTCTGCCGCCGCGGGGATGGCGCCGGCGCCAGCTGCTGA
- the LOC136112753 gene encoding cell adhesion molecule 3 isoform X8, with translation MRSAPPRLACRGGSGGRSGHVYSGAEGGGIGAAPPPPPPPRHEWSLPRALFNPRRCRTAGSSPETSAAPGAAASALRLGSPRPRGPPPAAATMLPLGLLLLLACCGAARGNLSRDESQPTTSDETVVAGGTVVLKCQVEDPDDSSLQWSNPAQQTLYFGEKRALRDNRIQLERSTPNELTISISDVVLSDEGEYTCSIFTMPVRTAKALVTVLGVPQKPQIFGHEQPIDEEKIARLTCRSSGSKPAAQLRWKKGNKELKDEGTEVVEDPNGKTFTVSSRVEFRVTKEDNEAEVTCTVDHESLQNAERSTTQKLQVHYKPTAKIEPHPQYPREGEKLQLQCDGQGNPIPQEFLWEKEGSDAPLQLSSDSVLIFPFLNKSDSGTYVCTATSSMGSVVAKYNLDVSDLYRKVFVFRKDPSDAYVVLRAGLEQPLHNFTLCLRSYTELARPHSLFSYATKAQDNEILLFKPKPGEYRFYVGGKFVTFRVPEGRGDWEHVCASWESATGIAEFWLNGKPWPRKGLQRGYAVGAEAAILLGQEQDAFGGGFDVYNSFSGELADVYLWDTGLSPDKMRAAYLSLRLPPAVLAWKSLSYEVKGDVVVKPRLREALGP, from the exons ATGCGGAGCGCACCACCGCGCCTCGCGTGCAGGGGGGGGAGCGGCGGCCGGAGCGGGCATGTTTACAGCGGGGCCGAGGGGGGCGGCATCGgcgcggcccccccgccccccccgccgccgagGCACGAATGGTCTCTTCCTCGAGCCCTATTTAATCCCCGCCGCTGCCGCACCGCCGGCTCCAGTCCGGAGACCAGCGCCGCGCCCGGTGCCGCCGCCTCAGCGCTGCGGCTCGGctcgccccggccccgcgggcccccccccgccgccgccaccatGCTGCCCCTcggcctcctgctgctgctcgccTGCTGCGGCGCCGCCCGGGGAAACCTCTCCCGCGACG AGAGCCAGCCCACGACGTCGGATGAGACCGTGGTGGCCGGCGGGACAGTGGTGCTCAAGTGCCAGGTGGAGGACCCCGATGACTCCTCGCTGCAGTGGTCCAACCCTGCCCAGCAGACCCTCTACTTCGGGGAGAAACGAG CCCTGCGCGATAACAGGATCCAGCTGGAGCGATCCACGCCGAACGAGCTGACCATCAGCATCAGTGACGTGGTGCTGTCAGACGAGGGGGAGTACACCTGCTCCATCTTCACCATGCCCGTGCGGACTGCCAAGGCCCTGGTCACCGTGCTGG GAGTCCCTCAGAAGCCCCAGATCTTCGGCCACGAGCAGCCCATCGATGAGGAGAAGATAGCCCGGCTGACCTGCCGCTCCTCGGGCAGCAAACCCGCAGCCCAGCTCCGGTGGAAGAAGGGAAACAAGGAGCTGAAGG acgAAGGCACCGAGGTTGTGGAGGATCCCAACGGCAAGACCTTCACGGTGAGCAGCCGCGTGGAGTTCCGCGTCACCAAGGAGGACAACGAAGCCGAGGTGACCTGCACCGTGGACCACGAGTCCCTGCAGAACGCCGAGAGGTCGACCACGCAGAAGCTGCAGGTCCACT ACAAACCGACAGCAAAGATTGAGCCGCACCCCCAGTACCCGCGGGAGGGCGAGAAGCTCCAGCTGCAGTGTGACGGGCAGGGCAACCCCAT CCCCCAGGAATTCCTGTGGGAGAAGGAGGGCAGCGACGCGCCCCTGCAGCTCAGCTCCGACAGCGTCCTCATCTTCCCCTTCCTCAACAAGAGCGACAGCGGCACCTACGTCTGCACGGCCACCAGCTCCATGGGCAGCGTCGTGGCCAAGTACAACCTGGACGTCAGCG ACCTGTACCGAAAGGTGTTTGTGTTCCGGAAGGACCCCAGCGATGCCTACGTGGTGCTGAGGGCCGGGCTGGAGCAGCCGCTGCACAACTTCACGCTGTGCCTGCGGTCCTACACCGAGCTGGCGCGGCCGCACAGCCTCTTCTCCTACGCCACCAAGGCGCAGGACAACGAGATCCTGCTCTTCAAGCCCAAACCCGGCGAGTACCGCTTCTACGTGGGGGGCAAGTTCGTCACCTTCCGCGTCCCCGAGGGCCGCGGGGACTGGGAGCACGTGTGCGCCAGCTGGGAATCGGCCACCGGCATCGCCGAGTTTTGGCTCAACGGGAAGCCCTGGCCGCGCAAGGGGCTGCAGAGGGGCTACGCGGTGGGCGCCGAGGCGGCCatcctgctggggcaggagcaggacgCCTTCGGGGGCGGCTTCGACGTCTATAACTCGTTCTCGGGCGAGCTGGCTGATGTCTACCTGTGGGACACGGGGCTGTCCCCGGACAAGATGCGGGCGGCGTACCTGTCCCTGCGCCTGCCGCCCGCCGTCCTGGCGTGGAAGAGCCTGAGCTACGAGGTGAAGGGCGACGTGGTGGTGAAGCCGCGGCTGCGGGAGGCGCTGGGGCCGTGA
- the DUSP23 gene encoding dual specificity protein phosphatase 23 isoform X3, translated as MGATEPPNFSWVSEGRLAGLAMPREPGHYRFLLGQGVRHLVSLSERPPPHHGCCPAIRLHRLRVPDFTPPTPGQIRSFLRLVEEANGQGEAVAVHCMLGHGRTGTMLACYLAKARDMSGADAIREIRRLRPGSIETQEQEEAVIRFCRHME; from the exons ATGGGAGCGACCGAGCCCCCCAACTTCTCGTGGGTGTCGGAGGGGCGGCTGGCGGGGCTGGCCATGCCGCGGGAGCCCGGGCACTACCGGTTCCTGCTGGGCCAGGGCGTGCGGCACCTGGTGTCGCTGTCGGAGCGGCCGCCCCCGCACCACGGCTGCTGTCCCGCCATCCGGCTGCACCGGCTGAGAGTGCCCGACTTCACGCCCCCGACGCCCGGGCAGATCCGGAGCTTCCTGCGGCTGGTGGAGGAGGCGAACGGGCAGGGCGAG GCCGTGGCCGTGCACTGCATGCTGGGGCACGGCCGCACCGGCACCATGCTGGCGTGCTACCTGGCGAAGGCCCGGGACATGAGTGGCGCCGACGCCATCCGGGAGATCCGGCGGCTGCGTCCCGGCTCCATCGAGacgcaggagcaggaggaggccgTGATCCGGTTCTGCAG GCACATGGAATAG
- the LOC136112753 gene encoding serum amyloid P-component isoform X7, producing MGRLQLWVTVLAGLSGMMAQEDLYRKVFVFRKDPSDAYVVLRAGLEQPLHNFTLCLRSYTELARPHSLFSYATKAQDNEILLFKPKPGEYRFYVGGKFVTFRVPEGRGDWEHVCASWESATGIAEFWLNGKPWPRKGLQRGYAVGAEAAILLGQEQDAFGGGFDVYNSFSGELADVYLWDTGLSPDKMRAAYLSLRLPPAVLAWKSLSYEVKGDVVVKPRLREALGP from the exons ATGGGCCGGCTGCAGCTCTGGGTCACCGTCCTGGCCGGGCTCTCGGGGATGATGGCACAGGAAG ACCTGTACCGAAAGGTGTTTGTGTTCCGGAAGGACCCCAGCGATGCCTACGTGGTGCTGAGGGCCGGGCTGGAGCAGCCGCTGCACAACTTCACGCTGTGCCTGCGGTCCTACACCGAGCTGGCGCGGCCGCACAGCCTCTTCTCCTACGCCACCAAGGCGCAGGACAACGAGATCCTGCTCTTCAAGCCCAAACCCGGCGAGTACCGCTTCTACGTGGGGGGCAAGTTCGTCACCTTCCGCGTCCCCGAGGGCCGCGGGGACTGGGAGCACGTGTGCGCCAGCTGGGAATCGGCCACCGGCATCGCCGAGTTTTGGCTCAACGGGAAGCCCTGGCCGCGCAAGGGGCTGCAGAGGGGCTACGCGGTGGGCGCCGAGGCGGCCatcctgctggggcaggagcaggacgCCTTCGGGGGCGGCTTCGACGTCTATAACTCGTTCTCGGGCGAGCTGGCTGATGTCTACCTGTGGGACACGGGGCTGTCCCCGGACAAGATGCGGGCGGCGTACCTGTCCCTGCGCCTGCCGCCCGCCGTCCTGGCGTGGAAGAGCCTGAGCTACGAGGTGAAGGGCGACGTGGTGGTGAAGCCGCGGCTGCGGGAGGCGCTGGGGCCGTGA